AGAAAGCCATCTGCACAATTGCAATTGCTCAAGTTGAATTTCAAGACTTTGAATCTGCAATGGAATCCATTAATCGAATAAACTCTAAAGACGGTCAATCTAAAATCTTGAGAGAAATCTGTCAAAGCCTTATAACATCGAAAGATTTATGTGAAGCTTTTAGAATTGCAAAGAGAATTGAAGCAAAAGATCAGAGGATACTCACATTACTTGATGTATTCGATGCATCAGAAAAGTATCAAATAATACTTGTGGAAGAGAAATCTCACTTGTCTGAGATTCTTTTTGATTCTCTACCCAAATCCCAGGAAATACAATTACAAAAGCTAACCTTAGCAAGAGTCCTAGCTCATGGACAAAAGCTACAGGAAGCACTTTATATTACTAATCAAATAGAAGATAAAAATCAAAGAGTATTTGCGCTTGTCGGGATTGCCAGAATCCGAAAAATATATGATAAACAAACTTATTTAAATATCTTTGACCAAGTTAGAGAGATTATTCAAGAGTCTACTGACACGAGAGAGCGTAGGTGGTTGTTGGTCAACGTGGTGCAAAACCTTTCCGAGATCGAAGAATTCTCTCTTGCACTTGAAATTGCCCATGGAAACGAAAATGAATTGGATTTACCATTTTTATTAAAGGAAATTGCACTGGCGCAAATCAATCAGTGCAGGATAGATTTTCTTTACGACGTGTTAACTGAAATCAAAGAGATTGAAAAAAGACTTCATGAGTTTTTAGGTCATTGGGAATCAACAGAATATTTTCAAGTATTGTCTTTACTAGAGGCCAAAAGAGGGAATTTTGAAGAGGCTTTAAAGGCAGCCAAGGAAGTAAATATCATCCCTGAGAAACATAGATTAGTAGGAAAAGTAGCTTTAGAACAAGCAAGGCTTGGGGCGCTATGGAAAGCATTTGATATTTTAGAAAAACATTACGATGAATGGTTCAACCAAAGCTGGCTCTGGGTTAAAGCTGAATCCCTAGCAGATATTGCTGCACTAAAAGCTGAGCATGGAGAGCAGAATCTTGCACTTCAGATATTTGAAGATGCTTTCGCATTAGCAAATTCTATAAATCAGGAATTTGACCGAACGATGGGAATTGTGGGAGTGGCCAGAGCACAAATTCGTGCAGGCTTTAGCCAACAAGCAGTTGAGACTTCGAAAGAAATTCGTGTCAATCAATCGGATTATTGGTCTCGGTTGGCTTTTGCTCTTGCTGAAGCGGGGGACAAAAACAACTTTAAACACATGCTATTTTCTTGTGCCAACGATTTAGAAAGCGCTTATGCAATTTGTATTCATTTATCTCAACTTTATCCAGAGCAGGCTGAAGAAATCGCCAGAGTAGTAGCATAGTCCTTAAATGAGTTGACTGTCCTTTTATTCTTCAGCCGCCAAAATTTGTTCCACAGTCAACTCCAACTCGGGAAATGTCAGACACGGCACCGTCTCCCCCTCGACATATTCCGCCTTCCGATAAACCCTATCCTCCAGCGTCAGCACAATCACCTTCTTGCCCTTCCCCCGCTGACAATACTTCGCTGGAATCTGCCCTCGGTAGTCCACAATCCAGAACTCCGGCACCTGCAGCGCCTCATATTCCTCCTGCTTCTCCACCAGGTCCGTACTCCAGTTGCCAGAAGCAATTTCCACAATCATTCGAGGAACGCTGCGAATCCCTGGTTGCCGATCCTCCCGTCGGGTTGCAGGCCGATCAATCACCGCCACATCGGGGCGTCGGCCCCTCGTGTTGTCAATCATCAACGCATTCCGCTTTCGCACCGAGTACCGCAGCTTCATGCGCCGATACTGCAGTTCAAACATAAACGAGAGGAACTCTAAAATCTCTTCATGCCAATCATCCGGCTCCGGCATGAGCACCAGCCTCCCATCAACTAGCTCAAATTCATTGAGTTCATTGCCATCCTCAACGTCAATGAACGCATCAAACGTCAGGTCTCGCGAAACAGCCGGAATCATCATGGCACTTTCGATCAGTCCGTATCGGCGTCAGCTTATCAGCCAATCTGAACACCTTGGCCTACAAAGGGGCATCAATCTGTTGTCATTCTAATCCATCTTTTTTCGGCCCATAATGACCGCAGCTCAATAGGACTGTGGCTTTAGAGGCAATGATCTTAGGGTCAAGCCTGCGTCTTAGAATGAGAGGCAAGAAAATTCACTTTTCTCGGGCCGTCATGCAAGTGTTTCTCACGCCAGAGCTTGAACAACTCATCCACCATCAAATTGCCACTGGGAAATATCAATCTGCCTTAGAGGTCATCACCGCTGGCTTGCACCTGCTCGAACAACAAAACGACATCTACGAAGGGCGACTGATGGAACTTCAGCAAGATGCTCAAATCGGACAGGAGGCTGCTCAACGGGAAGAAGTTTTAGAAGGCTCCACCGCAATTAATCAAATTCGAGAAAACCTGCAACTACGCCACGCCATATCCGAATCTTGACGCCTTGCCCTGATTTCTCCTACCGCTTCAGTAGACATGGTAGACAGTGGTAGACGCTTGGTAGACAGCCAAGCTACTGCCCAACCCCCTTTATCCATAAGCTTTTAAAGCATTTCGGTAGACAAGTAGACACTTTCTAGAGGCTCCCCACAGACAAAACCTGTCTACTTGTCTACCGTTTCGCTATAACCCTTATCCATCAGTGATTTCAGCGGTAGACAGGGTGTCTACTGTGACCTCAGATCTGTCTACCGCGTCTACCGTTGCTCGCCACTGCAACCGATTCCCCACCCCGCACGTCTCCCCATACCCCATTGCCTCCAGTTCTCGAAAGTGAGATCGAATCACCTCCGCACTCGCCTTCCGCAAGCTACGCTCATAGTTGCGCACATCCTTCGCCCGCAGCCACCCTCGCACCCGCGACAACTGAATCAGCTTCGTATAAACCGCCTCCAGCGCACCGTCTACCGAGTCGCCCTCCGCATACAGCAGCTTCACCTGCCCCATAAACCATCGCGCCAGCTTGATGGCTGCCCCCATCGTCTGGGCCGATATTCTCTCTGCCGGTAGACACCCGTCCACCGCCCCCTGCAAACAGTGCAAAATCAACGATAGCCGCCCCGTGTGGCCCTGCATCTTCGAGTAAACCGCCTGCAAACCTTGGTGCGTCTCCGTTACCCGCAGATGATCCAACTGGTCATACCACTCTGCAAACAGCGCTTTCGCCTCTGCTGTCAGCCGATAGCACTTGGGAGGAGAGTCCTCCAACTGTCGGTACAGACCATAAAGCCTTTCCGAAAGGTCATACCGCACTGTCCGTTGGGGAAACGGGGCAGGCTTCAGCGGCAGTAAACACCACAGAAACCGTGCCCACTGCCCATTAGTGTCAGAGAAATCGCCCATCATTTCCCGCAAGATGTCCGGCTGAATTGTGCCCGTAATGCTGAGACTGGTGCGAGGAATGCTAATGCGCATGCCACTGGCCCGGTCCACCTTCAATCCTGAGCCATCAAAGGCCGTTAGCAGCGACTCCTTGTCGTTGCCTCGACCATTGCGGTACTGGTTCTGCCCCTTGAACAGGCCCGCCAACTCATCCGGCGTTACCAAAATGCCCCGCTCCGGCTGTTGGGATTGAATGCGGGCGATCGCTTCCCGTGTGGCATCCGAGGTGTGATATTCCCTGGGCATCGGTTTCCGAGGCCGCATTCCCCTGTCCTCAGCCTTGGCCTGCTCCCAGTCCCGCAGGTTCACCTCATACTCCGCAGCCGCATACTCATAGTCCTGATCGGCTTCTGCCTGTCGTTTCATGAGCGGCCCCAAAATCTGGCGCTGAAGGGGGCTCTTCTTACTGCCGGAGGGTGCCACCAGCCCCGTAAACAGAATCGGCGGTACAGAAAACCCCATCCCCGCATCAATTTCCAACTCCGTCCCGACCCGCAGCAGAGAAGCGGCCACTGGCAGCAGTGTTACCAACATGGCTGCAGGCGTTGCCCCGATCCAAGCCGCTATATGCTCCAATGGTGCCGCCAAATCAGGGTGCAGATATTCTCCTAACTGCAGTTGGTAATCACCAATCTTCAGGAGTTGCCGGATTTGAGCCGTGCGATCGCCCCGCTCTTCTTGCTGCTCCAAATCCGCCTGCAACGGTTTGACCAAACTCCAAATGTCTTTAACCGTGAGCTGGGTTTCCCGATGCCACTGCAAAACTCGGGCTGACAGCTCCAACTCAGAGGGATCCGCTGCCAGGTAATGACGAATCTGGTCTTGCAGTCCAGCCACATCGAGTGTTTTGGGAACCGCTTGAACGGTTGCCAGTTCCCGCTTTGCCCCAACCGCCGCTCGAATCTGCTCAGCCGTTGCGCCCTCGGCAATCCAGTCCGCAACATCAAGCCCGCCATGCTTAGGCAGGGTTTGCCAACACAGACTCACCGGATAGGGATAGCACCACTGAGCGTCCGGAAAATCCTGGGCAATCTCTTCCATGTGAGCCATGCCGACTTGGTCGCGATCGGGGCACAGCACCAGGCGAGCCCCCTCCAAGTCCTGCGCATAGTTGCCATAACTGTGATACTTCTTGGAGCCACCCAGCGTAGTCGTTGCCGGAATGCCAATGTTCCACAACGCATCCGCGCAGCCTTCCCCCTCCACCATCCAAATGGATTGGCCCGCGGAGATCGCTCGCCTCACTTCCGCATAGCGATAAATCGGCACCTGCTTCCTAGCCGCTGGCGTCAGCCCCTTCACCCACCGTTGCCCATCCCAGTGGTACTGAACAAAGAACTTGGTACCACTCCCGCGATCCACCCGCGTCACCTTCACCAGGGGCTGTCCCTGCCGAGTCGGATAAAAGAAGTCCTGCCGCCGCTGGGGACGAGCAGGCTTCTCTGCCCGGGCCGATGTCGAGAAATACTGTCCCCATAGACCATCAGCGGTTGCCCCGCGATAGACGTAGCCCTCAATACTGGCATCCTGATCGATATAAGTGTGACAGAAGACCACCTCATCATTCCAGCGGCAGTCTGGGTCCTTAGTGCGATCGCAAATTGGGCAGGGGCGCGATCGCCCCGAGTAAACGTACTGTGTCATTATCAGCTCCTGATTCCAGAAGCTGGGCCATCAATCTCAAGCTGCTAATTCTTGGTAAAGCAATGACCAAAGCTGCCTTTTTGTCATGGACATTTCCAGCAACTTTGCTATAGTTGGAAGCACAAGTTTTACTAGCAGGGCGATCTCTGAAGCGGTTCTGACAAACCCCTTAAAATTCTTGATTGACCCAGCTCAAATGACAAAAAGTAAAAGCGATGCACCCTGACAATCCAATGCTTAGGGTGTATTTTTTTACCCTTCTGGTTTAGCTATCTTTTTTAGAAGAGTATTCAACTTATTGATGAATTCTCAAGAAGTTTTTTGTCCGTTTTACAACCTTAAGTTCGCTTTGAAGAGACTCGCTGAGATGATTTCTTTTGGTTGCTTAACAAACTGGACTGGTAGATGTGAATAGTCCTTTGGTGAGCAATGGGGTCATGGCGATTATGTAGCCAATCTTGAATCAGTTCTAGGTTGTAGCGGATGCAGCGGCTATTGACTCGAACCCAGTGAATGCCCTCGACCAGCAGTCCCTGCAAGCGATAACGTTTTAGAGTCGAGTCGCTGAGTTTGAGATATTGGATGGCTTCCTGTTTGCTGACAAATTGGGGCATGGCTGACCTTTCCTCGTTTGTACCGCTGGGGCCAAATCTCATGGGGAGACAGACCGAGTTTGCTGGCAATGACCTGCTCAATCCGGCGCGATCGCTGGCGGGTTAAGGCATGGGATACTGCCGAAGGACCAATATCGAGTTCTTTAGCGATGCTGGCCAGGGTCCATCCCTGCTTCCGCAAAGCGGCTTTAATGTCTTCTACATGCATAGGCTTTTCTAAGCTCCATCACGATATCGATGAGGCTAGCAATTTATAAATTGCATGTCAAGAACTATAATTTGCAGCTGTAGCCAACGAGTGAATGACAAATGACGAACCCAACCTCTGAGGAGAAATCGGCGGGTGTTGAGAGCGCTGAAACGTTTCCGATGCGCTTAAGGCAAGCTCTTGGAGATCAAAGTATTCGCGGTTTTGCCCGTGAATGCGGGTTCTCGGACACCGTGCTACGGCAGTATCTGAATGGACAGAGCGAGCCAACCCGCCCCGCTCTACTCGCTATAGCTCGCACAGCCAACGTCAACTTGGAGTGGCTAGCGGCTGGTCCAGCGACAACAAAAGCTTCGGCTACATCGCCAGCCGAAAAGTATACCTACAAGGATCCACTAGCCTTTCAGACTGATTGGCTTCAAAAGGAGTTCCCTGATTCGTTTGACAACCTGCTCCTCACTCAGATGCCAGACGAAAGTATGGAGCCGACTTTGCATAGGGGAGATTTGGTTCTAGTCGATACGAGCGATCGCGACCTTGACACCATCAGTCATGGTATTTATTTGCTGAAGTTGGGCGATCGCATTTTGGTGAAACGCCTGCAATATGTCGTAGGCAAGGTCCTGAGAGTTTTAAGTGATCATTCTGCCTATGAAACTTTTTCGATTGGATTGCCTGATGAATCCAATCATTTAAGCCTGATGGGAAAGATTGTTTGGAGTGGTCAGAAACTCTGAATCCAACATTTCTGACAGAAGCAGCACCACAGAAATCACCCGAGGAGTTTGGCTTTGCATCAGTAGCTAACACTTCCAGTCCCAAATTTGTTGAAATGCTCGCTTAGCATCTGCCTCCGTCACTAGCGGCAAGCGGTTCTGGATATAGGCTTCCGAAATCCCAGTTTGGTCCGCAAACTTATCCTCGATGCCGTCCAACAACTGAGGATGGGTATACGTCACTTGCCAATCGCGGTCCCAAAAGATGCGGTCGGCCAACTCATCAATACATTCTGCCCATTCCAGCGAATCTTCAGATTCCACTTCAATGGGCAGAATGTCATCCTCATCGTCAAACTCGGCTTCTAAAACCTTGAGCATTCCCAAGGCATTCAGGGTTTCCCAGATCAGTCTTCGCCAGTAAAACGGATCGCCATCCTCCTCAATACAGTCAGCGAAGGCAATTTCATCCTCTACCCGTTGGGTCAACCAAACGAAAGGGAAATAGGCTGCCGCTTCGAGCACATTGGTAAGGGGTGGCACCGGCACCTCGGGCTTGAGTAACGCCTCCAGGCACCGATGCCACAACACCACCCGTTGCTCAAAACTGGCGCTGTCGAAGATGCGGTCTCCAGTGATAACCTCTACATCGTCGAATTCAACCGCTTCCTGGCTGAACTCAACCGCCGCTTGGAGAATGTGCAGGTAAAACTTAGCCTCTGTCCCCTCCAGCACGCGCTTGCCCAAATGGGTGTTCCAGGTCATGACGGATAGCGCTCCTCGACAACTACCAACCCCTAAAAGAACGTTGGCACCTCAATCTGACTAATGAGGCCAGCATAGTGCTCTAACAGAATTCTAGGATCATGGCCGGTCAGCTTTGCCACTTCAATTACCGACATCCCCTTTGCCAGCATGTGGCTAATAAACGTGTGCCGGGTGTTGTATTGGGTGCGATACAATCCGTTTTCTTGAGTCATGCCGCACTTCTTCAAAATGCTCTGCCAGGCCCGATTTAAGAAGTTCGTCGCATCAATTGGTTTGCCCTTGGGGCTGGGAAAGACCAAGGTATCGGGCTTGTAGTCTTCAGGGCGAATGGCTAATAACAGGTTCTGTAGGTCACCATTGCACGGGAAGAACCGAGCCCGATTCGTTTTGGTGGCCTTTCGCAAACGAGCCGTGCCAGTGCCCTTGCGCACCAGGGTTTCATTAAACGTAATCCCGGTACAGTCGCGGCGGATATGCTTCCACTGGAGGCCGATGGCCTCACTGGTTCTACAGCCTGTCATAAACAAGAACCGCACATAGTCGGTGTAGTGGGCGTAGTAGCGATCGCCGCGAAAGGTATCGATAATCTGCTTAATTTCTGCTTCGTTGAAGGGAGGAACTTTGAGCGGTGGCACTGGGTGACACATCTCTGTCAGCCCGGTAAACGGGTTTTCCCAGCCTGCTTCCACCCGATTATGCTGCTGCACCCAGTTACCAAAATCATTCAGAATGATCACCTGTTTCTTAATGGTGGCGGGTGAGGCACTTTGGAGCATAAACGTGACGAATTCTTGGGCTTCACGGCGTCCAATGATCTCGCGCCCGAAATTACGCACCTTTTTGGGGATCGGGTTGTACATACCCACGATGGTGAAGGGATTGTCTAGCCGCTGCCCCTTATCTTCCACAAACTCATCCCAGTGCTGCTTAAAAACATCGGTATAAGTCTGAGTTTTCTCAGGCTCAGCTGCAACCATCGGTAGTAGATCCTCAGGCTTATATTTCTGCAAAGTAGGATCAAAGTTACCACTGAGCATATCCAGTTCAATCTGTTGGGCTTTCTGCGCCGCGACTTTACGATTAATGATGCTGTCCGGCAGCCCGATTGACAAACAATAACGCTTGCTCCGATAGCTCCATCTCAAGCGTAAGCGTTCGGCGTAAGCTTCAACCTTGACTTGTCCTTTGGCCATAGTTCGGAAGGGGGGTAAAGTACATCGCCTGCACCCTCACTGTCAGTCACGGTTACCTCTGACCCATTCCATCCGCTTTTCGTGCCCGGTGTTTTATACCAATTTCGTACCAGTTTTTACACCCAAACTGGCCCAAAGTGACCTAACCTCTCCACCATTCTCCGGGAAATCAATCAACACCATGATGGCTGAAACTGTTTCCTGAAGAGTGTTTGAGGCTAAAAAGTTTGAAAGCGGGTGAACGGACTCGAACCGTCGACATTCAGCTTGGGAAGCTGACGTTCTACCACTGAACTACACCCGCGGGTTGGGGTTGAACGCCTATTATAAGACGATTTGCCGACAAATATCGCGGTCGCCAGGGGGCTTTTGACAGGTGAGGTAGATGACACGGGCGTGACCAGGCAATGCTCTAGGATAACAGAGCTGTGATCCACTGGCTAACCATGAGGCATCCGTGGCGGTTTCTCCTGGGTCTGATACTGGGGGTTGTGATTAGTGTCGTAGGGGCCTGTGAGCGCACCGTAGTGACGTCTCCCCCATCAGCCCCTGAGACGGCAGTACTCTCTGAGGCAACGGATACGTCTGCCTCTAAGCCGGCAGCCTTACCACCCGAGACCGCTGCCATCGTCGCCAGTGCTGGGCCGCAGGGGCTATACGATCCACCCCGAGGTGACGTGCGGCTAGTAGTCATCAGCGACCTGAACGGTATCTATGGTGCCACTGACTATGACCCCGAAGTCGACAAAGCCATGGCCCTGCTGCCCTTCTGGCAACCGGACATGGTAGTGTGTAGCGGCGACATGGTGGCCGGGCAAGATATCAGCCTGCCGGAAGACCGCCTACAGGCCATGTGGGCCGCCTTCGACCAGCACATTGCCGCGCCCCTGCGTCGGGCCAATCTCCCCTACGGCTTCACCATCGGCAACCATGACGCCTCCAGTGCCCGAGGGGTGGGTAATACCTTTTTGTTTCAAAAAGAGCGAGACATCGCCGCCGCCTACTGGGACGATCCGGCCCACGACCCGGGGGTGAAGTTCATCGATCGGTTTGAATTTCCCTTCTACTACACCTTTATCTTCAACGACATTTTCTTTCTGGCCTGGGATGGGTCTTCCCACCATATTCCCGAGGCGAAACTGGCTTGGGTAGAGCAGGCCCTGGCCAGCGAGGCAGCCCAGCAGGCGAAACTGCGGATTTTGCTGGGACATTTGCCCCTCTATGCGGTGGCGGTGGGGCGCAATGAACCGGCTGAGGTGATGGACAATGCCGATGCCCTGCGGGCAATGCTGGAAAAGTACGACGTTCACACCTACATCAGCGGCCACCATCACGCCTATTACCCTGCCCACAAGCACGGCATGCAGCTATTGCACATGGGCATTCTCGGCTCTGGGCCCCGGCCTCTGATCGACGGCGATCTGCCTCCCTGGAAAGCCCTGACCGTGTTAGACATCCGCTTCGACTCACCGCAGGTGACCACCTATACCACCTACAACATGCAGACCCTGGAGTTGATTGAGATGGAGCAGTTGCCTCGGTTTTTAACTGGCCACAACGGTATGGTGTTGCGGCGGGATGTGGAGATGGATGACCTCAGTGCCTCGGAGCGCAACACCTGTGAAAAGCAACTGGAGGCTGCCCTGTGTAGGGCCTAAGCTTTAGCCGGCCTTTACCCTACCTTAGGCGGTGGTTAACCCTAGCGGCCGATGATGGTACACCATTGGTTGATAGCGTAGCAATGCGAATAACTGTCGGATTTCCCCTGCGGCGCCGCCTGGGGGTGCTGATGCTCATGGTGTTGCTGTGGGTGGTGGCCTGCCAACCCCAGTCCCCCGAGGCACCACCTCCTGCCGCTGATGCTTCCTCATCGGAGCCGGTGTCGTTATTAGGCACTGGCGCTACCTTTCCCCTATTTCTCTACCAGCGCTGGTTCAGTGACTATAGCCAGCAGCACCCCGAGGTGCAGGTGAACTATCAGCCCACAGGCAGTGCGGTGGGCATTCAGCAGGTGATGGCAGGCACCACCGACTTTGGCGCCAGTGATGTCCCCATGACCGATGAGGAGATGGCCCAGGTGGAGCAGGGGGTGGTGTTGCTGCCGGTGACGGCGGGGAGTGTGGCCATTGTCTATAACCTGCCGGGGGTGGCGTCGGGCCTGAAACTGCCGCGGTCGGTCTATCCCCAGATTTTCTTGGGGGAGATTACCAATTGGGCTGGCCCCCAGATTGCCGCTGCCAATCCTGAGCTGACCCTGCCGGATTTAGAGATTACCGTGGTGCACCGCTCCGATGGCAGTGGCACCACCGCCACCCTAACGGAGCACCTCAGCGCCGTCGATGCCCAGTGGCGAGAGACGGTGGGAGCTGGCCTCAGTGTGAATTGGCCCACAGGCGTTGGCATTAAGTCTAATGCGGGGGTGAGTGCCCAGGTGCAGCAGGCCCAGGGCACCATCGGCTATGTGGAGTACAGCTATGCTAAGCAGCTGGCCATGCCGGTGGCCGCCTTGGAAAATCGAGCCGGTGACTATGTGGCCCCCAGTGCCGAGGCGGCGGCAGTGGTGATCAATAACACCACTTTGCCCGAGGATTTGCGTATTACTCTGCCCGATCCGGAGATGGCTGGGGCATACCCGATTGTGACCTACAGTTGGATTTTGGCGTTTCAGCGCTATGCCGATGCGGCTAAGGCAACGGCCCTGCGGCGGGTGCTGGCATGGAGCCTGACGGAGGGGCAAGCCGTGAGTGAAGACTTGGGCTATGTGCCGCTACCAGAGTCTGTGACGCAGCGGGTAATGGCGGCACTGGAGACGATCACGGCGGATTGATGCAGTGACTTTGACTCGTCTAGAGGTTCCGGCATTGAGAGGGCCATCGCATCGCCGGGCTCAACATTTCGGGAGTCGAGCCTTTGTGGTGCTGGCTCAGGCCAGTGCGATCGCAGTGGCGGGATTGCTGGTTGCGATCGCACTGACGTTGTTGATAGTCGCCTTACCGGCCATACAGACCTATGGCCTGAGTTTCCTCACGGGCCGGGTCTGGGATCCGGTGGCAGGGCAGCAGGTGTTTGGCGTCTTGCCCATGATCATAGGGACGGCTGCCAGCTCCGGCCTAGCCCTATTGCTGGCGGTGCCGGTGGGGGTGGGCAGCGCCATCTTTCTGAGTGAGGATTTCTTGCCCCTGCCCCTGCAGCGGCGGCTAGTCAGCCTGGTGGAATTGTTGGCGGCGATTCCCAGCGTCGTCTATGGGTTCTGGGGGTTGGTGGTGTTAATTCCAAGATTGCAGCCCCTGGGCTGGTGGCTGCACACCCACCTGGGTTGGATGCCCCTCTTCAGCACACCGCCGGTTGGCCCCGGCCTACTACCGGCGGCGATAGTGCTGGCGATCATGATTGTGCCGTTGATCACGGCCATTGCCTGGGATGCCCTGATGGCAGTGCCCCTGGAGCTGCGGTTAGCGGCGGCGGCGCTGGGGGCCAGTCGTTGGTCAGCTCTG
This portion of the Halomicronema hongdechloris C2206 genome encodes:
- a CDS encoding site-specific integrase, yielding MAKGQVKVEAYAERLRLRWSYRSKRYCLSIGLPDSIINRKVAAQKAQQIELDMLSGNFDPTLQKYKPEDLLPMVAAEPEKTQTYTDVFKQHWDEFVEDKGQRLDNPFTIVGMYNPIPKKVRNFGREIIGRREAQEFVTFMLQSASPATIKKQVIILNDFGNWVQQHNRVEAGWENPFTGLTEMCHPVPPLKVPPFNEAEIKQIIDTFRGDRYYAHYTDYVRFLFMTGCRTSEAIGLQWKHIRRDCTGITFNETLVRKGTGTARLRKATKTNRARFFPCNGDLQNLLLAIRPEDYKPDTLVFPSPKGKPIDATNFLNRAWQSILKKCGMTQENGLYRTQYNTRHTFISHMLAKGMSVIEVAKLTGHDPRILLEHYAGLISQIEVPTFF
- a CDS encoding metallophosphoesterase family protein — encoded protein: MRHPWRFLLGLILGVVISVVGACERTVVTSPPSAPETAVLSEATDTSASKPAALPPETAAIVASAGPQGLYDPPRGDVRLVVISDLNGIYGATDYDPEVDKAMALLPFWQPDMVVCSGDMVAGQDISLPEDRLQAMWAAFDQHIAAPLRRANLPYGFTIGNHDASSARGVGNTFLFQKERDIAAAYWDDPAHDPGVKFIDRFEFPFYYTFIFNDIFFLAWDGSSHHIPEAKLAWVEQALASEAAQQAKLRILLGHLPLYAVAVGRNEPAEVMDNADALRAMLEKYDVHTYISGHHHAYYPAHKHGMQLLHMGILGSGPRPLIDGDLPPWKALTVLDIRFDSPQVTTYTTYNMQTLELIEMEQLPRFLTGHNGMVLRRDVEMDDLSASERNTCEKQLEAALCRA
- a CDS encoding DUF3987 domain-containing protein — encoded protein: MTQYVYSGRSRPCPICDRTKDPDCRWNDEVVFCHTYIDQDASIEGYVYRGATADGLWGQYFSTSARAEKPARPQRRQDFFYPTRQGQPLVKVTRVDRGSGTKFFVQYHWDGQRWVKGLTPAARKQVPIYRYAEVRRAISAGQSIWMVEGEGCADALWNIGIPATTTLGGSKKYHSYGNYAQDLEGARLVLCPDRDQVGMAHMEEIAQDFPDAQWCYPYPVSLCWQTLPKHGGLDVADWIAEGATAEQIRAAVGAKRELATVQAVPKTLDVAGLQDQIRHYLAADPSELELSARVLQWHRETQLTVKDIWSLVKPLQADLEQQEERGDRTAQIRQLLKIGDYQLQLGEYLHPDLAAPLEHIAAWIGATPAAMLVTLLPVAASLLRVGTELEIDAGMGFSVPPILFTGLVAPSGSKKSPLQRQILGPLMKRQAEADQDYEYAAAEYEVNLRDWEQAKAEDRGMRPRKPMPREYHTSDATREAIARIQSQQPERGILVTPDELAGLFKGQNQYRNGRGNDKESLLTAFDGSGLKVDRASGMRISIPRTSLSITGTIQPDILREMMGDFSDTNGQWARFLWCLLPLKPAPFPQRTVRYDLSERLYGLYRQLEDSPPKCYRLTAEAKALFAEWYDQLDHLRVTETHQGLQAVYSKMQGHTGRLSLILHCLQGAVDGCLPAERISAQTMGAAIKLARWFMGQVKLLYAEGDSVDGALEAVYTKLIQLSRVRGWLRAKDVRNYERSLRKASAEVIRSHFRELEAMGYGETCGVGNRLQWRATVDAVDRSEVTVDTLSTAEITDG
- a CDS encoding ribbon-helix-helix domain-containing protein, translated to MQVFLTPELEQLIHHQIATGKYQSALEVITAGLHLLEQQNDIYEGRLMELQQDAQIGQEAAQREEVLEGSTAINQIRENLQLRHAISES
- a CDS encoding Uma2 family endonuclease, whose translation is MMIPAVSRDLTFDAFIDVEDGNELNEFELVDGRLVLMPEPDDWHEEILEFLSFMFELQYRRMKLRYSVRKRNALMIDNTRGRRPDVAVIDRPATRREDRQPGIRSVPRMIVEIASGNWSTDLVEKQEEYEALQVPEFWIVDYRGQIPAKYCQRGKGKKVIVLTLEDRVYRKAEYVEGETVPCLTFPELELTVEQILAAEE
- the pstS gene encoding phosphate ABC transporter substrate-binding protein PstS, whose protein sequence is MRITVGFPLRRRLGVLMLMVLLWVVACQPQSPEAPPPAADASSSEPVSLLGTGATFPLFLYQRWFSDYSQQHPEVQVNYQPTGSAVGIQQVMAGTTDFGASDVPMTDEEMAQVEQGVVLLPVTAGSVAIVYNLPGVASGLKLPRSVYPQIFLGEITNWAGPQIAAANPELTLPDLEITVVHRSDGSGTTATLTEHLSAVDAQWRETVGAGLSVNWPTGVGIKSNAGVSAQVQQAQGTIGYVEYSYAKQLAMPVAALENRAGDYVAPSAEAAAVVINNTTLPEDLRITLPDPEMAGAYPIVTYSWILAFQRYADAAKATALRRVLAWSLTEGQAVSEDLGYVPLPESVTQRVMAALETITAD
- the pstC gene encoding phosphate ABC transporter permease subunit PstC, which produces MRGPSHRRAQHFGSRAFVVLAQASAIAVAGLLVAIALTLLIVALPAIQTYGLSFLTGRVWDPVAGQQVFGVLPMIIGTAASSGLALLLAVPVGVGSAIFLSEDFLPLPLQRRLVSLVELLAAIPSVVYGFWGLVVLIPRLQPLGWWLHTHLGWMPLFSTPPVGPGLLPAAIVLAIMIVPLITAIAWDALMAVPLELRLAAAALGASRWSALLGVLIPAAGAGIMGVFLLALGRALGETMAVTMVIGNANQLSPSLLAPANTLASLLVNQFTEARGMQISALMYAGLVLLLISSLLVNLLADWIVRGAHHRSRR
- a CDS encoding helix-turn-helix domain-containing protein — encoded protein: MHVEDIKAALRKQGWTLASIAKELDIGPSAVSHALTRQRSRRIEQVIASKLGLSPHEIWPQRYKRGKVSHAPICQQTGSHPISQTQRLDSKTLSLAGTAGRGHSLGSSQ
- a CDS encoding XRE family transcriptional regulator — encoded protein: MTNPTSEEKSAGVESAETFPMRLRQALGDQSIRGFARECGFSDTVLRQYLNGQSEPTRPALLAIARTANVNLEWLAAGPATTKASATSPAEKYTYKDPLAFQTDWLQKEFPDSFDNLLLTQMPDESMEPTLHRGDLVLVDTSDRDLDTISHGIYLLKLGDRILVKRLQYVVGKVLRVLSDHSAYETFSIGLPDESNHLSLMGKIVWSGQKL